A genome region from Psychrobacter jeotgali includes the following:
- a CDS encoding TerD family protein, translating into MSQTLIAGANAPLPNENISVRILSQNAIDCAAYRLTTAGKVRGDGDMIFYGQTRSDDGSVSFRGHDSDGFFDINLPAQPANIDKIALAFSSNQTLAQIGDVDIQVLQGSQVLLTCRVSSAGRNEKAIILAECYRRQGSWKFRFIDQGFEGGLKPLSEHFGVEIADDAPAQAQSQNQNQNQNQAQPINTQRPINTQKAGGTVSANQSSTPPPIPASPAINLSKVTLTKSQSSINLKKRDDFGKISVNLNWNQRPNTNKSAPKKGLLGDLFKQHGSSSGIDLDVGAMIHLKNGEKTLIQALGNRFGSLSSPPYVCLRADDRTGQVSGGEWLDINGQQWSQIEEVFIFAFIYEGAPNWAQTDGVVTIHVPEQPPIETRLTEGSNSSPMCAIARLVNQQGSINVERINQYFKGHQEMDKAFNWGFSWKKGRK; encoded by the coding sequence ATGAGTCAAACATTAATCGCCGGTGCCAATGCGCCACTACCTAATGAAAATATTAGCGTGCGAATTTTAAGCCAAAATGCTATTGATTGCGCTGCTTATCGTCTAACCACAGCTGGAAAAGTACGCGGCGATGGCGATATGATATTTTATGGGCAGACGCGTAGTGATGATGGTAGCGTGAGCTTTCGTGGTCATGACAGCGATGGTTTCTTTGATATCAACTTGCCTGCACAGCCGGCGAATATTGATAAAATTGCTTTAGCATTTTCGAGCAATCAGACTCTAGCGCAGATTGGTGATGTCGATATTCAAGTATTACAAGGCAGTCAAGTGCTACTGACTTGCCGTGTGAGTAGCGCTGGTCGTAATGAAAAAGCCATTATCCTAGCGGAATGTTATCGTCGGCAGGGCAGCTGGAAGTTTCGCTTTATCGATCAGGGCTTTGAAGGCGGGCTTAAGCCTTTATCTGAGCATTTTGGGGTTGAGATTGCCGATGATGCACCTGCTCAAGCTCAAAGCCAGAACCAAAACCAGAACCAAAACCAAGCGCAGCCGATTAATACCCAAAGACCTATTAATACTCAAAAAGCGGGCGGCACTGTTAGCGCCAATCAATCCAGCACGCCGCCGCCTATTCCAGCCAGTCCTGCGATTAATTTAAGTAAAGTCACTTTAACTAAGAGTCAATCGAGCATCAATCTGAAAAAACGCGATGATTTCGGTAAGATCTCTGTTAATCTCAACTGGAACCAACGTCCCAATACCAACAAGTCGGCACCTAAAAAAGGCTTGTTAGGCGATTTATTCAAGCAGCATGGCTCTAGCAGTGGTATTGATCTCGATGTTGGCGCTATGATTCATCTAAAAAATGGCGAGAAAACTTTAATACAAGCACTAGGCAATCGCTTTGGTAGCCTGTCTTCACCGCCTTATGTTTGCTTACGTGCTGATGATCGAACGGGGCAAGTGAGCGGCGGGGAGTGGCTCGATATCAATGGTCAGCAGTGGTCGCAGATAGAAGAGGTATTTATCTTTGCTTTTATCTATGAGGGCGCACCCAACTGGGCGCAAACTGATGGCGTGGTGACCATACATGTGCCTGAGCAGCCACCGATTGAGACCCGTTTGACCGAAGGTTCAAACAGCTCACCGATGTGTGCAATTGCACGATTGGTTAATCAGCAGGGTAGTATCAATGTTGAGCGGATTAACCAATATTTTAAAGGTCATCAAGAGATGGATAAAGCCTTTAATTGGGGCTTTAGCTGGAAAAAAGGTAGGAAATAG
- the rlmKL gene encoding bifunctional 23S rRNA (guanine(2069)-N(7))-methyltransferase RlmK/23S rRNA (guanine(2445)-N(2))-methyltransferase RlmL, with amino-acid sequence MTEQNTPASFTASSPELALDLIVTCADGLEIPLQTELTSFGIVSAIKSTGRLTVTGNLQDLYTICLWSRVASRVLMLIKRKNINTEYDVAEQLYGLAKSVNWTEQFKLEQTFAIRLSVDKRVAVSQQFAMLRIKDAIADTFNEAYDSRPNVDSRNPDFAIFATVNDKQAELYLDLSGTSLHRRGYRVAMTEAPLKENLAAALLYSAGWHQKNNDSTPFYNALIDPMCGSGTFIIEALLMHCDYAVGIDKAANQFGFYEWQHHDERLWQQMIDEAQDRFREALAIAIEQPDTLPLILGFDADSGAIIATEKNLIAAGLQDLLPLLDIETRALDKLSNRLRPMVKDGRLSHPLVITNPPYGERLGDEDFIRPLYQALGLILQDSFADSGIHPMLGILAAHVEQVDILPIREPQTLRCHNGAITVYFRYGKLLSGQSGNLVSRFEKREIEVEDGQDFINRLQKNLTRLRKQANKEQVSNLRVYDADLPDFKVAVDLYGDYAHVQEYAPPKTIPPETAKKRFNLALMGIREVLNVNREQVFIKTRARQSGNEQYTKQAQTDKRGKFYIAREDGAYFYVNFTDYLDTGLFIDHRNMRMRIKANSSGKSVLNLFAYTCTASVHAALAGAKKVTSVDLSQNYLDWGKQNFVLNGLDINQRKYEFVAADIFEWIKNNTEQFDVIFIDPPTFSNSKKFQGTFDVQRDHAALINRAMNRLTADGVLYFSNNFTRFELDEQLTERYNITDITHQTIGFDFNPKKPIHQSFEIRHL; translated from the coding sequence ATGACCGAACAGAATACCCCCGCATCTTTCACAGCCTCTTCGCCCGAGCTTGCGCTTGACCTTATTGTCACTTGTGCCGATGGCCTTGAAATTCCTTTACAAACTGAACTGACAAGCTTTGGTATTGTAAGTGCTATAAAAAGTACGGGACGTTTAACCGTTACTGGTAACTTACAAGACCTATATACTATCTGCCTATGGTCACGGGTAGCGTCACGGGTACTGATGCTGATTAAACGTAAGAATATCAACACCGAATACGATGTAGCCGAGCAGCTTTATGGCTTAGCTAAGTCAGTCAATTGGACTGAGCAGTTTAAGCTTGAGCAGACTTTTGCGATTCGCTTATCGGTGGATAAACGGGTGGCAGTCAGTCAGCAGTTTGCTATGCTACGTATCAAGGATGCAATCGCTGATACCTTTAATGAAGCTTACGATAGCCGTCCTAACGTCGACAGTAGAAATCCAGATTTTGCTATTTTTGCCACTGTTAATGATAAGCAAGCAGAGCTCTATTTAGATTTGTCTGGCACCAGCTTGCATCGCCGTGGCTATCGGGTAGCTATGACCGAAGCACCGCTCAAAGAGAATTTAGCTGCTGCCCTCCTCTATAGTGCTGGCTGGCATCAAAAAAATAACGATAGCACCCCTTTTTATAACGCTTTGATAGATCCTATGTGCGGTTCAGGCACCTTTATTATTGAAGCGCTATTGATGCATTGCGATTATGCAGTTGGTATCGATAAAGCCGCCAATCAGTTCGGCTTTTATGAGTGGCAGCATCACGATGAGCGCTTATGGCAGCAGATGATTGATGAGGCTCAAGACCGCTTTAGGGAAGCTTTAGCTATTGCTATTGAGCAGCCGGATACCTTGCCTCTGATATTAGGTTTTGATGCCGATAGTGGCGCTATTATCGCCACAGAGAAAAACTTGATCGCCGCCGGTCTACAGGATTTACTACCCTTATTAGATATTGAAACGCGTGCGCTTGATAAGTTGAGTAATAGACTACGTCCTATGGTAAAAGATGGCCGACTAAGCCATCCTTTAGTAATTACTAACCCGCCTTACGGTGAGCGTTTGGGCGATGAGGATTTTATTCGTCCGCTGTATCAAGCATTAGGACTTATCTTGCAGGATAGCTTTGCTGATAGTGGCATCCATCCTATGCTGGGCATCCTTGCCGCTCATGTCGAACAAGTAGATATCCTGCCGATCAGAGAGCCACAAACCCTGCGTTGTCATAACGGCGCAATTACCGTCTATTTCCGCTATGGTAAGCTCCTTTCTGGACAAAGTGGAAATCTGGTCAGCCGTTTTGAGAAGCGTGAGATTGAAGTAGAAGACGGCCAAGATTTTATCAATCGTCTGCAGAAGAATCTGACTCGGCTGAGAAAGCAAGCCAATAAAGAACAAGTCAGTAACCTGCGCGTCTATGATGCTGACTTGCCTGACTTTAAAGTCGCTGTTGATTTATACGGTGATTATGCTCATGTGCAAGAATACGCACCACCGAAAACCATTCCTCCGGAAACTGCCAAAAAGCGTTTTAATTTAGCGCTAATGGGCATTCGTGAAGTCCTTAACGTCAATCGTGAGCAAGTCTTTATCAAAACCCGCGCTCGTCAATCGGGCAATGAGCAATATACCAAACAAGCTCAGACGGATAAGCGTGGTAAATTCTATATCGCTCGAGAAGACGGTGCTTATTTTTACGTCAACTTTACCGATTATCTCGATACTGGGCTATTTATTGACCACCGTAATATGCGTATGCGCATCAAAGCCAATAGCAGTGGTAAGTCGGTATTGAATTTATTCGCTTATACTTGTACCGCCAGTGTTCATGCTGCCCTCGCTGGTGCCAAAAAAGTCACTAGCGTGGACTTATCACAGAATTATCTAGACTGGGGCAAGCAAAACTTTGTGTTAAATGGTTTGGATATCAACCAGCGTAAATACGAGTTTGTTGCTGCGGATATCTTTGAGTGGATTAAAAACAATACTGAACAGTTTGACGTTATCTTTATTGATCCGCCGACTTTTTCTAACTCCAAAAAGTTTCAAGGTACCTTCGATGTGCAACGTGACCATGCGGCGCTGATCAATCGAGCGATGAACCGCTTGACTGCTGATGGTGTGCTTTATTTCTCTAATAACTTTACACGTTTTGAGCTTGATGAGCAGTTAACCGAGCGTTATAACATTACCGACATTACTCATCAGACGATTGGTTTTGATTTTAATCCTAAAAAGCCGATTCATCAGAGTTTTGAGATTCGTCACCTTTAG
- a CDS encoding TerD family protein: MALSLNKGGNLSLTKTDPNLNKLLIGLGWDERATSGAEFDLDASVFLVNNAGKVRGDHDFIFYNQLKSDNGAVEHTGDNRTGEGDGDDEVIKVNLTQVPADIDKIVVTVTIHDAAARGQNFGQVANAFIRVVNEETGTEVVRFDLAEDYSVETAMVFGEVYRHNNEWKFRAVGQGYSGGLQAMCHQYGVDI; encoded by the coding sequence ATGGCTTTATCACTCAATAAAGGCGGTAATTTATCGCTAACCAAAACTGACCCTAACTTAAATAAGCTACTCATTGGTCTAGGCTGGGACGAGCGGGCTACCTCTGGCGCTGAGTTCGATCTTGATGCTAGCGTCTTTTTGGTCAACAATGCCGGTAAAGTACGCGGCGATCACGATTTTATCTTCTACAATCAGCTCAAGTCTGACAATGGCGCAGTTGAGCATACTGGTGACAACCGTACTGGCGAAGGTGACGGCGATGATGAAGTCATCAAGGTGAATCTAACCCAAGTGCCAGCGGATATTGACAAAATTGTGGTTACGGTCACCATTCATGATGCCGCAGCTCGTGGCCAAAATTTTGGTCAAGTCGCCAACGCTTTTATTCGGGTAGTCAACGAAGAGACGGGTACAGAAGTGGTGCGTTTTGACTTAGCAGAAGACTATTCAGTCGAAACCGCTATGGTATTTGGTGAAGTTTATCGTCATAATAACGAATGGAAATTCCGCGCGGTCGGTCAAGGCTATTCAGGCGGTTTGCAAGCCATGTGTCACCAATATGGCGTTGATATTTGA
- a CDS encoding TerD family protein, with protein sequence MAINLQKGQKISLNKEAGGTLTQVKLGLGWDVAQGPQEKKGGFLGKLFGGGSGGESIDLDASCIMFDGNKQPVDAIWFSQLNSKDGSIVHTGDNRTGDGDGDDEVIRVNLAKVPANVVSLVFTVNSFTGQTFETVENAFCRIVNADNDTEVARYNLSAQGGHTAMIMAKVYRHNDEWKMHAIGEPASGRTFHDLMPAITPHA encoded by the coding sequence ATGGCAATCAATCTACAAAAGGGACAAAAGATCTCCCTAAATAAAGAAGCCGGTGGCACACTTACGCAAGTCAAACTAGGTCTAGGCTGGGATGTTGCGCAAGGTCCACAAGAAAAGAAGGGTGGCTTTTTAGGCAAACTGTTTGGTGGTGGTAGCGGCGGCGAATCTATCGATTTAGACGCCTCGTGCATTATGTTTGATGGCAATAAGCAGCCCGTCGATGCCATTTGGTTCAGCCAATTAAATTCAAAAGATGGCAGCATCGTCCATACGGGCGATAACCGTACTGGCGATGGTGATGGCGACGACGAAGTCATAAGGGTTAATTTAGCAAAAGTACCTGCTAATGTCGTCTCGCTGGTTTTTACCGTTAACAGCTTTACGGGACAAACTTTTGAGACCGTTGAAAATGCTTTTTGTCGTATCGTTAACGCCGATAATGATACTGAGGTGGCCCGCTACAATTTGTCAGCTCAAGGCGGCCATACCGCTATGATTATGGCAAAAGTCTATCGCCACAATGACGAGTGGAAAATGCATGCTATTGGTGAACCCGCCTCTGGTCGTACCTTTCACGACTTAATGCCTGCTATTACTCCGCATGCTTAA
- a CDS encoding TerD family protein yields the protein MAISLTKGGNVNLSKEAPGLTNITVGLGWDPRATDGQEFDLDAIGFLLGESGKVRNDQDFIFFNNLKSDNGAVEHTGDNRTGEGDGDDEKIKVNLASIPADVSKVALCAIIYEGQARNQNFGQVGDAYIRVVNDNGNSEIARYDLSEDGSTETAMIFGELYRHNNDWKFRAVGQGFSGGLGPLAASYGVNV from the coding sequence ATGGCTATTAGCTTAACGAAAGGCGGCAACGTTAACTTATCAAAAGAAGCCCCAGGTCTTACCAACATTACCGTTGGTCTTGGCTGGGATCCACGTGCTACTGATGGCCAAGAGTTTGACTTGGATGCTATTGGCTTTTTGCTTGGGGAAAGTGGCAAAGTACGTAACGATCAAGACTTTATTTTCTTTAATAATTTAAAATCAGACAACGGCGCAGTTGAGCACACCGGTGATAACCGTACTGGCGAAGGCGATGGCGATGATGAAAAAATCAAAGTCAATCTAGCGAGCATTCCTGCTGATGTTAGCAAAGTCGCTTTATGCGCCATTATCTATGAAGGTCAAGCTCGTAACCAAAACTTTGGTCAAGTTGGTGACGCTTATATTCGTGTCGTTAATGACAATGGTAATAGCGAGATTGCTCGTTATGACTTGTCAGAAGACGGTAGTACTGAAACCGCTATGATCTTTGGTGAGCTTTATCGCCATAACAATGATTGGAAATTCCGCGCAGTAGGTCAAGGCTTCAGCGGTGGACTCGGTCCACTAGCAGCTTCTTATGGCGTAAATGTTTAA
- a CDS encoding TIGR00266 family protein, whose protein sequence is MAATFSLIGTIEPFLHCNLKKGDSIYCEANAMVMMESNLELKGKLQGGLMQSLMRRFANDESLFQQQIEAVNGEGDCLLAPTLDGDMQIIEVGAQQYTLSDGAFVAAQTGVDIRANIQRNLGGAVFGDTGGFMVMQTQGKGQVVVSGFGSLFEIEVTPDKDVIIDNGHVVCWDSNLDYKLSVSTSKKKGIMSNIINSVTSGEGMVLNFSGSGKVIICSRNRDSYQGWLQSILGTSSGGRGGGGGFLDNIL, encoded by the coding sequence ATGGCAGCGACATTTAGCTTGATCGGCACTATTGAACCATTCTTACATTGTAACCTTAAAAAAGGCGATTCAATATATTGTGAAGCCAACGCCATGGTAATGATGGAGTCTAACCTTGAATTAAAAGGTAAGCTCCAAGGCGGTCTTATGCAGTCGCTTATGCGCCGCTTTGCTAATGATGAATCATTATTTCAACAGCAAATTGAGGCGGTCAATGGTGAAGGCGATTGCTTGCTTGCCCCTACCCTTGATGGCGATATGCAAATCATTGAGGTTGGTGCGCAGCAATATACTTTGAGCGATGGCGCCTTTGTCGCCGCTCAAACCGGTGTCGATATTAGGGCTAATATCCAGCGTAATTTAGGCGGTGCAGTATTCGGTGATACTGGCGGCTTTATGGTGATGCAGACCCAAGGCAAAGGTCAGGTTGTGGTATCAGGATTTGGCTCGCTATTTGAGATTGAAGTGACCCCGGATAAAGACGTCATTATCGATAATGGTCATGTGGTTTGTTGGGATTCCAATCTTGATTATAAGCTATCAGTTTCGACTAGCAAGAAAAAAGGCATCATGAGCAATATTATCAACTCAGTCACCAGTGGTGAGGGTATGGTATTAAACTTTTCTGGTAGTGGAAAAGTCATTATTTGCTCGCGCAATCGTGACAGCTATCAAGGCTGGCTCCAAAGCATCCTCGGCACCAGCTCTGGTGGTCGCGGCGGCGGTGGTGGATTTTTAGATAATATTTTATAA
- a CDS encoding ATP-grasp domain-containing protein, whose amino-acid sequence MDTSNSNKNNSEQAKDSAVWLAEGQSSQRDMLQSLQALKAKSETPFTIIASHRQNRPEIFEFADKVYSELSEPSLSRWQLVLEQAQKNKVKVLLTGRNSIDYEAQRDKFAAAGIRLLTGATSVAALESIDDKFAFMQHCQAHDIPVAAAWRFDNSAELNALLSKHGDQPLCVKPVTGIFAQGFWRLDTGKADHEQYDSFEHLYFTDSKKISTDQFVNAYANSKMVHERPIPMLLMPYLAGQEYSIDVVCEYGEVLAAITRHKTGKVQHIGYDEAVMEVVIPLIKAFNCDGIVSVQTKADDNGQHCVLEINSRPSGGIGYTAHSGVDLTQVGFGYWLGLTDKPKLANIVKQIKPCQVRSIMTSVKIED is encoded by the coding sequence ATGGATACTAGTAATAGTAATAAGAATAACAGCGAACAAGCCAAAGACTCTGCTGTTTGGCTGGCAGAGGGACAATCCAGCCAGCGCGATATGTTGCAGAGTCTGCAAGCGCTAAAAGCTAAATCAGAAACTCCCTTTACTATCATCGCTTCCCATCGTCAAAATCGTCCTGAGATTTTTGAGTTTGCTGATAAGGTCTATTCCGAACTCTCTGAACCCTCTTTATCACGCTGGCAATTGGTGCTTGAACAGGCGCAAAAAAACAAGGTTAAAGTATTGCTCACGGGTCGTAATAGTATCGATTATGAAGCGCAGCGTGATAAGTTTGCCGCCGCTGGTATTCGGCTATTAACCGGTGCCACTAGCGTGGCGGCATTAGAGTCTATTGATGATAAATTTGCCTTTATGCAGCACTGTCAGGCGCATGATATTCCCGTTGCTGCGGCGTGGCGCTTTGATAATAGCGCTGAGCTGAATGCTTTACTTAGCAAACATGGCGATCAACCACTTTGTGTCAAGCCTGTCACTGGCATATTTGCACAAGGGTTTTGGCGGCTGGATACCGGCAAAGCAGATCATGAGCAATACGATAGCTTTGAGCATCTTTACTTTACTGATAGCAAGAAAATCAGCACTGACCAGTTTGTAAATGCTTACGCCAACAGCAAAATGGTACATGAGCGCCCTATCCCGATGCTGCTCATGCCCTATTTAGCTGGACAAGAGTATTCTATCGATGTGGTGTGTGAATATGGTGAAGTGCTAGCCGCTATCACTCGGCATAAAACAGGTAAGGTGCAACATATTGGTTATGATGAAGCGGTTATGGAGGTGGTCATTCCACTGATTAAAGCGTTCAACTGCGACGGTATCGTCAGTGTGCAGACCAAAGCAGATGATAATGGTCAACACTGCGTGCTTGAGATCAATAGTCGTCCCTCTGGGGGCATTGGCTATACGGCTCATAGCGGCGTGGACTTGACCCAAGTCGGCTTTGGCTATTGGCTTGGTTTGACTGACAAGCCTAAACTGGCGAATATCGTTAAGCAAATTAAACCCTGTCAGGTACGTTCGATAATGACCAGTGTAAAGATTGAAGATTAA
- a CDS encoding mechanosensitive ion channel family protein — MAIAGITDFFQEIIQDLYTSLYLAIGGSVEEESRDWSAFAVEFVSTSIKILILLAILGFFYWIAIYFIKHNKSRMRLNERRVNIARSILRYIWIVASLIAVMSQMNFEPSTVKATAKASTWAGIYYILWTSSGQIIHRVLQHYGLNASIEQLLKNILSVLIWVLGLASVMAQFGFDIVSLVAGLGIVGLAVGFAAQSTLANFIAGITILLEQSFQVGDWINMNDQEGRVVLISLRTTHILTRDNITVIIPNSNMASSEVTNLTSKNFIRFDIRMRIAFEDDIEKAREQILQVLTENEAVLNRPESSATVAEIGEYGVFFIIRFWVKPASVARMPKIKENLQERIKRAFDAADISTPYPHMRLLMPKDVDYPIATKPFATTTQLLAEDGLTEPSLSKEAAAKNHTSDVSLTKKDK, encoded by the coding sequence ATGGCAATCGCTGGGATTACTGATTTTTTTCAAGAAATCATTCAAGATTTATATACCAGCTTATATCTTGCTATTGGCGGCTCTGTAGAAGAAGAATCACGTGATTGGTCAGCTTTTGCTGTAGAGTTTGTGAGTACGAGTATCAAAATCCTAATATTGCTAGCGATACTAGGATTTTTTTATTGGATTGCTATTTATTTTATTAAGCACAATAAATCGCGAATGCGCCTTAACGAGCGGCGAGTCAATATTGCCCGCTCCATACTGCGTTATATTTGGATTGTCGCTAGCTTGATTGCGGTCATGAGTCAAATGAACTTTGAACCCAGCACAGTTAAAGCTACAGCCAAAGCGAGTACTTGGGCGGGTATCTATTATATATTATGGACCTCGTCAGGGCAGATTATCCATAGAGTATTACAACATTATGGACTAAATGCATCCATTGAACAGTTACTAAAAAACATTCTATCAGTACTAATTTGGGTGCTGGGCTTGGCCAGTGTTATGGCCCAGTTCGGTTTTGACATTGTATCGTTAGTAGCAGGTCTAGGTATCGTAGGTTTGGCCGTAGGTTTTGCAGCCCAATCGACATTGGCAAACTTTATCGCTGGTATCACCATTTTGCTTGAGCAGTCTTTTCAAGTCGGTGATTGGATCAATATGAATGATCAAGAAGGCCGCGTGGTGCTTATCTCTCTACGTACCACTCATATATTGACCCGCGACAATATTACCGTAATTATTCCTAATTCTAACATGGCCTCTTCTGAGGTTACTAACCTGACTTCTAAGAATTTTATCCGTTTCGATATTCGTATGCGCATAGCTTTTGAAGACGATATTGAAAAGGCACGTGAGCAGATACTACAGGTACTAACCGAAAATGAAGCGGTACTCAATCGTCCCGAATCTTCGGCCACCGTAGCTGAGATTGGTGAGTATGGCGTATTTTTTATCATCCGCTTTTGGGTCAAGCCAGCTTCAGTCGCTCGTATGCCTAAGATAAAAGAAAACTTGCAAGAAAGGATCAAACGAGCTTTTGATGCCGCCGACATCTCTACCCCTTACCCCCATATGCGCTTACTTATGCCCAAAGATGTAGATTATCCGATAGCTACTAAACCTTTTGCCACCACTACCCAGTTGTTGGCAGAAGATGGGCTCACAGAACCTTCTTTATCAAAAGAGGCCGCAGCAAAAAACCATACCTCAGATGTCTCCTTAACTAAAAAAGATAAATAA
- a CDS encoding DUF475 domain-containing protein, whose product MRHFYLDFIFTAIALAVAAWWGYSHGGMGGLIATLSITAILAVMEISLSFDNAVVNASVLKGWDDFWKKIFLTVGILIAVFGMRLVFPIVIVAVTADLGMMQVIDLALNDPKEYSARLMAHHAEISAFGGMFLLLVFLNFIFDDKDVHWFNWLESRLVKLGKVDAMSVFVALIVLMIAVTWASAEQSSAVLMAGIWGILIYLGVQVVSGMLEGDLEEELESDGSGAAATSAIMKGGIIGFLYLEVLDASFSFDGVIGAFAITNDVIVIMLGLAIGAMFVRSMTIFLVDKGTLDEFVYLEHGAHYAIGALAVIMLLSVKFHVPELITGLIGIAFIGWALIASLQYRKRHPNEVTEL is encoded by the coding sequence ATGAGACATTTTTATTTAGATTTTATCTTCACTGCCATTGCCTTAGCGGTAGCGGCTTGGTGGGGATATTCACATGGCGGTATGGGCGGGCTGATTGCCACGCTATCGATTACCGCTATTTTGGCCGTCATGGAAATCTCATTATCATTCGATAATGCGGTGGTCAACGCCTCGGTGCTTAAAGGCTGGGATGATTTTTGGAAAAAGATTTTCTTAACCGTTGGTATTTTAATCGCAGTATTCGGTATGCGTTTGGTGTTCCCTATCGTGATTGTCGCCGTTACCGCAGACTTAGGGATGATGCAGGTCATTGATTTAGCTTTGAATGATCCTAAAGAATACTCAGCAAGACTAATGGCTCATCATGCTGAGATCTCAGCATTTGGTGGTATGTTCTTGTTATTGGTTTTCTTAAACTTTATATTCGATGACAAAGATGTTCATTGGTTTAACTGGCTCGAGAGCCGCTTGGTGAAGCTAGGCAAAGTTGACGCTATGAGTGTATTTGTAGCACTCATTGTACTGATGATAGCGGTAACTTGGGCTAGTGCTGAGCAATCTTCAGCAGTATTAATGGCTGGTATTTGGGGCATTCTAATCTACTTAGGCGTACAAGTAGTATCCGGTATGCTTGAAGGTGATCTCGAAGAAGAACTAGAGAGTGACGGATCGGGTGCTGCTGCCACCAGCGCTATTATGAAGGGTGGTATCATTGGTTTCTTATACCTAGAAGTACTGGATGCCTCGTTCAGTTTTGATGGCGTAATTGGTGCCTTTGCTATTACTAATGACGTTATTGTCATTATGTTAGGTCTAGCGATTGGTGCGATGTTCGTCCGTTCTATGACCATCTTCTTGGTGGATAAAGGCACACTTGATGAGTTTGTCTATCTTGAGCACGGTGCGCATTATGCTATTGGAGCCCTAGCAGTGATTATGCTGTTATCTGTAAAATTCCATGTACCAGAGCTCATTACTGGTTTAATCGGTATCGCCTTTATCGGCTGGGCACTAATCGCCTCATTGCAGTATCGCAAACGCCATCCAAATGAAGTCACTGAGTTATAA